A genomic region of Raphanus sativus cultivar WK10039 chromosome 6, ASM80110v3, whole genome shotgun sequence contains the following coding sequences:
- the LOC130495850 gene encoding uncharacterized protein LOC130495850 has protein sequence MSSNSNRQQGTLPGKPEQNPKETMKAITLRSGKELPSRVLTKDDEKQGGEVAINIDDDVVIVDEKTNDEILEKIVEAKGKGKIGEEKKTVKHGEVATPSKESSFIPPPYEPKLPFPGRFKRQLLEKYKALFEKQMSEVQVTMPIIDAFMLVPQYSKFLKDAVAAKKKEMEGMMILTHECSAIIQRLNIPKKLEDPGCFTLPCAIGPIEFEKCLCDLGASVSLMPLSVAKRLGFTQYKKCRLSLVLADRSVKFPVGILEDLPVMVGNCEIPTDFVVLEMDEEARDPLILGRPFLATAGAIVNVKEGKIDLHLGKGHVLHFDIKEMMKKPTVQNQAFYIEEMEALADELLEELGLEDSLQHALTIDKEVQVVENKESAAYGRMLDSRKGFVDKEQYEELPQASSATQQEDSHQDDWSELKAPKVELKPLPHGVRYAFLGPNETYPVII, from the exons ATGAGTTCTAACTCCAATCGCCAACAAGGAACTCTTCCCGGAAAGCCTGAGCAAAACCCAAAGGAGACAATGAAAGCAATCACTCTAAGGAGTGGCAAAGAGTTGCCTTCAAGAGTTCTCACCAAGGATGATGAGAAACAAGGTGGGGAGGTAgccatcaacatagatgatgaTGTGGTGATTGTAGATGAGAAGACCAatgatgagatcttggagaagatagTAGAAGCTAAGGGTAAAGGGAagattggagaagagaagaaaacagtGAAACACGGTGAAGTTGCTACTCCATCAAAAGAATCTTCTTTTATCCCTCCTCCTTATGAACCCAAGCTCCCATTTCCTGGAAGATTCAAGAGGCAACTGTTGGAGAAGTACAAGGCACTCTTTGAGAAACAAATGAGTGAAGTTCAGGTCACAATGCctatcattgatgctttcatgctggttcctcaatacagcaagttctTGAAAGATGCTGTAGCcgcaaagaagaaagaaatggaaGGCATGATGATCCTTACTCATGAGTGTAGTGCAATCATCCAGAGATTGAACATACCAAAGAAGCTAGaagatccaggatgcttcacactcccttgTGCCATTGGTCCTATAGAGTTTGAGAAGTGTCTTTGCGATCTTGGGGCTAGTGTCAGTCTCATGCCTTTGTCAGTTGCGAAAAGACTTGGAttcactcagtacaagaagtgCAGACTTTCATTGGTATTGGCTGATCGATCAGTGAAGTTCCCTGTTGGTATCTTAGAAGATCTCCCAGTGATGGTTGGAAATTGTGAGATTCCTACAGACTTTGTGGTGCTTGAGATGGATGAGGAGGCTAGAGACCCTTTGATCCTTGGTAgaccattcttagctacagcaggagctataGTGAATGTAAAGGAAGGAAAGATTGATCTCCATCTGGGCAAAGGGCATgttctccactttgacatcaaggaaaTGATGAAGAAGCCAACTGTGCAAAACCAAGCCTTCTACATAGAGGAAATGGAAGCTCTAGCTGATGAGCTTCTTGAGGAGTTGGGACTAGAAGATTCTCTACAGCATGCTTTGACTATAGACAAAGAGGTtcaagtagtagagaacaagGAGAGTGCAGCCTATGGGAGAATGTTGGATTCGCGCAAGGGGTTTGTGGATAAGGAGCAGTATGAGGAGCTACCACAAGCATCTTCAGCTACTCAACAAGAGGACAGTCATCAAGATGACTGGAGTGAGCTCAAAGCCCCTAAGGTGGAGCTTAAACCCCTTCCCCATGGTGTAAGGTACGCCTTTCTTGGCCCTAATGAAACTTACCCTGTCATT atttag
- the LOC108809448 gene encoding uncharacterized protein LOC108809448, giving the protein MDSVDFDSVKAEKAKALRRYNSFLRVGRFFRAAEVCVAILFLFWTFSRLPFAVQISREFLLRIAGVVSSPLFVFLLGNCIVVLLLTKSSVEDNNGGSSAPNAETDDIYETLVRSVENRYKEKEEEDLLEEEEIVYDDKEVIVIDLMSSDIPHEEIDQSQTKVYGRSKSDVKQTSADDDHMVVIPKPSSLQRSKTEKCMRIIDDNNNNKNSYAEDNLSNEEFQKTIEAFIAKQLIFRRQESLSVVVHNKA; this is encoded by the coding sequence ATGGATTCAGTCGATTTCGACAGCGTCAAAGCAGAGAAAGCCAAGGCGTTGCGGCGTTACAACAGTTTCCTAAGAGTTGGACGTTTCTTCCGCGCGGCTGAGGTTTGCGTCGccatcctcttcctcttctggaCGTTTTCCCGCCTTCCTTTCGCCGTCCAAATCTCCCGAGAGTTTCTCCTCCGTATCGCCGGCGTCGTGTCGAGTCCTCTCTTCGTCTTCCTCCTAGGGAACTGCATCGTCGTCCTTCTCCTCACCAAATCCTCCGTAGAGGATAACAACGGAGGTTCTTCCGCCCCAAACGCGGAAACAGATGATATATACGAGACCCTGGTCAGATCTGTTGAGAATCgatacaaagaaaaagaagaagaagatttgtTGGAAGAAGAGGAGATCGTTTACGACGACAAAGAGGTGATCGTCATTGATTTGATGAGTTCTGATATTCCTCACGAAGAAATCGATCAGAGTCAGACCAAGGTGTATGGAAGAAGCAAATCCGACGTAAAGCAGACTAGTGCAGATGATGATCATATGGTGGTGATCCCTAAACCTTCTTCTCTCCAGAGATCAAAGACGGAAAAGTGCATGAGAATCATCGacgataataataataataagaatagtTATGCAGAGGATAACCTTAGCAACGAAGAGTTTCAGAAAACGATCGAAGCTTTCATTGCCAAACAGCTGATATTTCGTCGCCAAGAATCTTTATCCGTCGTTGTCCACAACAAAGCCTAa